One window of Methylococcus sp. EFPC2 genomic DNA carries:
- a CDS encoding redoxin domain-containing protein, whose protein sequence is MLLRRLANIVFVALAFTAPAAAWAEPVVDKPAPEFAGKTADGKTLDLKSLRGKTVVLEWTNHECPFVKKHYESGNIPQLQKDATAQGIVWLQVISSAPDKEGYVDGATAIKLNKFRDAAPTNTVLDPEGTIGRLYGAQTSPHLFIINPEGVLVYKGGIDSIPSADPGDIAKAENYVKSALSELKAGKKVSKSSTRPYGCTVKYAS, encoded by the coding sequence ATGTTGTTACGTCGCTTAGCCAACATCGTATTCGTAGCCCTGGCGTTCACCGCCCCGGCCGCCGCCTGGGCCGAACCGGTGGTCGACAAGCCCGCCCCCGAGTTCGCCGGCAAGACGGCCGACGGCAAGACGCTCGACCTGAAGTCGCTGCGCGGCAAGACGGTGGTGCTGGAGTGGACCAATCACGAGTGCCCGTTCGTCAAGAAGCATTACGAGAGCGGCAATATTCCGCAATTGCAGAAGGACGCCACGGCTCAGGGCATCGTCTGGTTGCAGGTCATTTCCTCCGCGCCGGATAAGGAAGGCTACGTGGACGGCGCCACGGCGATCAAACTCAACAAGTTCCGCGATGCCGCGCCGACCAATACCGTGCTGGATCCCGAGGGCACCATAGGCCGGCTCTACGGCGCCCAGACTTCGCCGCATTTGTTCATCATCAATCCGGAAGGCGTGCTGGTTTACAAGGGCGGCATCGACAGTATTCCGTCGGCCGATCCGGGCGATATCGCTAAGGCCGAAAACTATGTGAAATCGGCGTTGAGCGAACTCAAGGCCGGCAAAA
- a CDS encoding protein-disulfide reductase DsbD, with amino-acid sequence MSGKRSSGLIAAWLLGASAIGLPGQGYAATAEAATDQVRARLVASVDAVHPGAEILLGVNQRIIPHWHTYWKNPGDSGLATTIAWQLPAGAAAGEILWPVPSRFTVGPVTNYAYADEVTLLSPVTVPKDVAPGGVFPVNATVKWLVCEETCIPQTVELAISLPVVSGPSEAGQGSPLIREAQASLPVASPWPVSVTYGQDAVTLKIRGKELKPERIAEVGFFADQWGRISHGAPQERFFDDDGISLKLKPGEDPAPGAVLSGVLVVTENSADGPVRRGFAVEASPAGAAAATAHEGEPELGLASALVLALLGGLVLNLMPCVFPVLSLKALHLLKQAEESRTRTRLHGLAYTAGVLLSFAALGGVLIFLKAGGSAVGWGFQFQSPLFVLATAYLMFVVGLSLSGLLELGGSAAGLGSSLAEKRGYSGSFFTGVLATVVAAPCTAPFMGAAIGYAVAQSPVVLLAVLLSLGFGLALPYLALSHWPLLQRHLPRPGAWMETVKQGLAFPMYATAAWLVWVLAQQAGSHVVAVALGGMVAIAFAAWTHQRTRWGSPAARRFGSGVAAVAVFSALAVGYTGVTGPLADVSAPAEASAGKNWEPYSAARLQALRAEGRPVFLNFTAAWCISCLVNEKVALSDGAVSEAFRKGGVTYLKGDWTNRDPEITAKLQEFGRSGVPLYIHYPAGKDSAPVILPQILTPEIVLGAISPAAEVANSNLTFIKE; translated from the coding sequence ATGAGCGGTAAGCGTTCGAGCGGCCTCATCGCCGCGTGGTTGCTGGGGGCGTCCGCCATCGGCCTCCCCGGCCAGGGCTATGCGGCCACCGCCGAAGCCGCCACCGATCAGGTGCGGGCGCGCTTGGTCGCGTCCGTGGACGCGGTGCATCCCGGTGCGGAGATCCTGCTCGGGGTGAACCAGAGGATCATCCCGCACTGGCATACCTACTGGAAAAACCCCGGCGATTCGGGGCTGGCGACGACCATCGCCTGGCAACTGCCGGCTGGCGCCGCCGCGGGCGAAATCCTGTGGCCCGTACCGAGCCGCTTCACCGTGGGACCGGTGACCAATTACGCCTATGCCGACGAAGTGACCCTGTTGTCGCCGGTCACGGTTCCGAAGGATGTGGCGCCGGGTGGCGTCTTTCCGGTGAACGCTACCGTCAAGTGGCTGGTGTGCGAGGAAACCTGCATACCGCAGACGGTGGAACTGGCTATCAGTCTGCCCGTGGTGTCCGGCCCGTCGGAGGCGGGACAGGGTAGCCCGCTGATACGCGAGGCCCAGGCGAGCCTGCCGGTGGCGAGTCCTTGGCCGGTGTCGGTGACCTACGGCCAGGACGCGGTCACGCTCAAGATACGCGGGAAAGAGCTGAAGCCGGAGCGTATCGCCGAGGTCGGTTTTTTCGCCGATCAATGGGGCAGGATATCCCATGGCGCGCCGCAGGAGCGGTTCTTCGACGATGACGGCATCTCGTTGAAGCTCAAACCGGGCGAGGATCCGGCCCCGGGGGCCGTTTTGTCCGGTGTGCTGGTGGTGACGGAGAACAGCGCCGACGGGCCGGTGAGGCGCGGATTCGCTGTCGAAGCCAGTCCGGCGGGGGCGGCCGCTGCAACGGCCCACGAAGGGGAGCCCGAGTTGGGCCTGGCGTCCGCGCTGGTTCTGGCCTTGTTGGGCGGTCTGGTATTGAACCTCATGCCTTGCGTGTTCCCGGTGCTTTCCCTCAAGGCCCTGCATCTGCTGAAACAGGCCGAGGAGTCGCGAACGCGGACGCGTTTGCATGGGCTCGCCTATACCGCGGGGGTGCTGCTGAGTTTCGCCGCGCTGGGCGGCGTGCTGATTTTCCTGAAAGCCGGGGGCTCGGCGGTCGGTTGGGGATTCCAGTTCCAATCCCCGCTATTCGTGCTGGCCACGGCCTATCTGATGTTCGTGGTCGGGCTCAGCCTGTCGGGCCTGCTGGAGCTGGGCGGATCGGCGGCGGGCCTGGGCTCGTCGCTGGCCGAGAAGCGAGGATACAGCGGCAGCTTTTTTACCGGCGTGCTGGCGACCGTTGTCGCCGCGCCCTGCACGGCGCCGTTCATGGGGGCGGCGATCGGCTACGCGGTCGCCCAATCCCCGGTCGTCCTTTTGGCGGTCCTGCTGTCGCTGGGTTTCGGTCTCGCCTTGCCCTATCTGGCCTTGAGCCATTGGCCTCTGCTGCAACGTCACTTGCCCCGGCCGGGCGCGTGGATGGAAACGGTGAAGCAAGGCTTGGCTTTCCCCATGTATGCGACCGCCGCTTGGCTGGTCTGGGTGCTCGCGCAACAGGCCGGCAGCCACGTCGTGGCGGTCGCCCTGGGCGGCATGGTGGCGATCGCCTTCGCCGCGTGGACGCACCAACGAACACGCTGGGGAAGTCCTGCGGCGCGGCGTTTCGGCTCCGGGGTCGCCGCGGTGGCCGTGTTTTCGGCGCTTGCGGTCGGTTATACCGGTGTCACCGGCCCGCTGGCTGATGTCTCCGCGCCCGCCGAAGCGAGCGCTGGGAAAAATTGGGAGCCCTATAGCGCGGCGCGCCTGCAGGCCTTGCGCGCGGAAGGACGGCCGGTATTCCTGAATTTTACCGCCGCATGGTGCATCAGTTGTCTGGTCAACGAAAAAGTGGCCTTGAGCGACGGCGCGGTGTCCGAGGCGTTTCGCAAGGGCGGCGTGACCTATCTGAAGGGAGACTGGACCAACCGGGACCCGGAGATCACCGCGAAGCTGCAGGAGTTCGGCCGTAGCGGCGTACCTCTCTACATCCATTACCCCGCCGGGAAAGACTCGGCCCCGGTGATCCTGCCGCAAATACTCACCCCGGAGATCGTGCTGGGCGCGATTTCCCCGGCGGCCGAAGTCGCCAACTCTAACCTCACCTTTATTAAGGAGTGA
- a CDS encoding rhodanese-like domain-containing protein, which translates to MKKLAKPMLVLLTLAAPAAFAAEGDAAKNAGAKAAPAAAQQQEYKYKTPKLNRAQIDALLAKPDQVLFIDVRRPDEVSKVGSFPVYLSVQAGDLEKNLAFIPKDRTLVPVSNHAGRAGAAGDLLASKGFKVGGAVGSQNYEEEGGTITKIAVPPPRTAEAKAPEAAKK; encoded by the coding sequence ATGAAAAAACTCGCAAAACCGATGCTGGTCCTGTTGACGCTGGCGGCCCCGGCCGCGTTTGCCGCGGAAGGCGACGCCGCCAAGAATGCCGGCGCGAAAGCCGCGCCGGCGGCCGCGCAACAGCAAGAGTACAAATACAAGACTCCCAAGCTCAACCGCGCCCAGATCGACGCCTTGCTGGCGAAGCCCGATCAGGTTCTGTTCATCGACGTGCGCCGTCCGGATGAAGTCAGCAAGGTCGGCAGCTTTCCCGTGTACCTGAGCGTCCAGGCCGGCGATCTGGAAAAGAACCTGGCGTTCATCCCCAAGGATCGCACCCTGGTCCCCGTTTCGAATCATGCGGGCCGCGCGGGTGCCGCCGGCGATTTGCTGGCCTCCAAGGGCTTCAAGGTGGGCGGTGCGGTCGGTTCGCAGAACTATGAGGAAGAAGGCGGCACGATCACCAAGATCGCGGTTCCGCCGCCGAGAACCGCCGAAGCGAAAGCACCGGAAGCGGCCAAGAAATAA
- a CDS encoding peptidoglycan -binding protein has translation MSRIARRRRAFDVWPGFVDALTSLIMVMIFVLMIFAIGQAVLSDTLAGKSRALEVVNGRVVELSRSLTLSEDAQRRQDARIADLAASLDQSRSERDRLNGALENSANREVSLAADIAALTELKRQLETEVTRLSTDTETAKQDVVKLSAALELASKDSSAKDQKIADLDQRLTAALASQVSKLERYRSEFFGKLREALGSRNDVRVVGDRFVVPTDILFESGSAELDPAAQGRLAQLVTTLRELSSNIPANIDWVLRIDGHTDRVPIHTDRFPSNWELSTARAVAIVKYLASSGIPAERLSANGFGQFQPLDAGESVAAYARNRRIELQLTNR, from the coding sequence ATGAGCCGTATCGCTCGCCGGCGGCGCGCCTTCGACGTCTGGCCCGGGTTTGTCGACGCCCTGACCTCGCTCATCATGGTGATGATCTTCGTGCTGATGATCTTCGCCATCGGCCAGGCCGTGCTGAGCGACACGCTGGCAGGCAAGAGCCGGGCACTCGAGGTCGTGAACGGGCGGGTCGTCGAACTGAGCCGGTCGCTGACGCTCAGCGAGGACGCCCAGCGCCGGCAGGACGCGCGCATCGCCGACCTGGCCGCGTCGCTCGATCAGTCCCGCAGCGAACGCGATCGCCTCAACGGCGCGCTCGAGAACTCGGCCAACCGGGAGGTCTCGCTGGCCGCCGACATCGCCGCCTTGACCGAGCTCAAGCGTCAATTGGAAACGGAGGTCACGCGTTTATCGACCGATACGGAAACGGCCAAGCAGGACGTGGTCAAATTGTCCGCCGCGCTGGAACTGGCCAGTAAGGACAGTAGTGCCAAGGACCAGAAAATCGCCGATCTCGACCAGCGCTTGACGGCCGCGCTGGCAAGCCAGGTGAGCAAGCTGGAGCGCTACCGTTCCGAATTCTTCGGCAAGCTGCGCGAGGCGCTCGGCAGTCGCAACGATGTGCGCGTGGTGGGCGACCGCTTCGTCGTGCCGACGGACATCCTGTTCGAGTCGGGGTCGGCCGAGCTCGACCCCGCGGCCCAGGGGCGCCTGGCGCAGCTCGTGACCACGCTGCGCGAGCTCAGCTCGAATATTCCGGCCAACATCGACTGGGTGCTGCGCATCGACGGTCACACCGATCGCGTGCCCATCCATACCGACCGCTTTCCCTCCAACTGGGAGCTGTCCACCGCGCGGGCGGTCGCCATCGTCAAATACCTGGCCAGCAGCGGCATACCCGCGGAGCGTTTGTCGGCGAACGGCTTCGGGCAGTTCCAGCCGCTGGACGCGGGCGAAAGCGTGGCGGCTTATGCCCGGAACCGGCGTATCGAGCTGCAGCTCACCAACCGCTGA
- a CDS encoding MotA/TolQ/ExbB proton channel family protein: protein MSRPTPVLLWMASFLACVAALGVLVQERLAEIFAANPFFNGVILTVLGAGILVNVRQVLVLSREVRWITSFRRSHPDRPITIRPRLLAPMARMLAGRERGRAALSAPSMRTILDSVQLRLEESRDLSRYLTGLAIFLGLLGTFWGLLVTIRSVSDIIGALNVGNDAVNMFTGLKDNLKQPLGGMSTSFSTSLFGLASSLVIGFLDLQSGHAQNRFYNELEEWLSSMTHLSSGAPVEGEGSVSPYIQALLAQTADGLERMQRAIVDVERVRRDSDEQIAELAAQFERFNNLFDRDVQERQTAATVQDELKNVLRQIAGQSKRDTQLPDELRDELRLLARTVAVALDTHSARA from the coding sequence ATGAGCAGACCTACCCCCGTCCTACTCTGGATGGCGAGCTTTCTTGCCTGCGTCGCCGCGCTCGGTGTGCTGGTCCAGGAGCGGCTCGCCGAAATTTTCGCGGCCAACCCGTTTTTCAACGGCGTGATACTCACCGTGCTGGGCGCGGGCATACTCGTCAATGTGCGCCAGGTGCTGGTGCTGTCGCGTGAAGTCCGGTGGATCACGTCGTTTCGCCGCTCCCATCCGGACCGCCCCATTACGATACGACCCCGCCTGCTCGCGCCCATGGCGCGCATGTTGGCCGGACGGGAGCGGGGGCGCGCCGCGCTCTCGGCGCCTTCGATGCGTACGATTCTGGATAGCGTGCAGTTGCGCCTGGAAGAATCGCGCGATCTTTCGCGTTATTTGACCGGGCTGGCGATTTTTCTCGGGCTGCTCGGCACGTTCTGGGGGCTGCTCGTCACCATACGCTCGGTATCCGACATTATCGGCGCGCTGAACGTGGGTAACGACGCGGTGAACATGTTCACCGGGCTCAAGGACAACCTGAAGCAACCCCTGGGCGGCATGTCGACGAGTTTCTCGACCTCGCTGTTCGGCCTCGCCAGTTCGCTGGTGATTGGCTTTCTCGACCTGCAATCCGGTCACGCGCAAAACCGCTTCTACAACGAACTCGAAGAATGGCTGTCGAGCATGACGCACTTGTCCTCGGGAGCTCCGGTGGAGGGCGAGGGTTCGGTTTCCCCCTACATCCAGGCCTTGCTGGCGCAGACCGCGGACGGCCTCGAACGCATGCAGCGCGCCATCGTCGATGTGGAGCGGGTGCGCCGCGACAGTGACGAACAGATTGCCGAACTCGCGGCTCAGTTCGAACGTTTCAACAACTTGTTCGATCGCGACGTGCAGGAGCGCCAGACGGCGGCCACGGTGCAGGACGAGCTCAAAAACGTGTTGCGGCAGATCGCCGGCCAGTCCAAGCGCGATACGCAATTGCCCGACGAATTGCGCGACGAATTGCGCCTGCTCGCGCGGACCGTCGCCGTGGCACTGGATACGCACAGCGCACGCGCATGA
- a CDS encoding DUF1549 and DUF1553 domain-containing protein — protein MLSIAAGVAVAAEEKPLTDAAAKAIADWQQTVGGSAKAAQAPAGGDAAKAAAAWQQQVGGEAKTAQAPVAEKPAAAPAAEPAKVAQAAPAAEKPAETADASKAAPAAAPAKLWSWVPVARPEVPTVKQQEWVKSPLDAFVLAKLEEKGLKPSPEADRASLIRRVTLDLWGIIPTPEEVQAFVNDQSPDAYEKVVDRLLSSPRYGERQARHWLDLARYADSAGFQGDQTRPNQWRYRDYVIKAFNEDKPYSRFIQEQIAGDEIAPNDQNALVATGFLAGYPDNNNSRDLVQRKYQITTDIVDTVSTAVLGSSFQCARCHNHKTDKFTQKDYYSLQSFFANTSFSERQEALVKGEVDLKYEADKAKYEAAVKELKEKQRAILAPVLEKAVKYQKERYLTDSRESLFKPKDQWNAHDRWINYRWASVTADDDFGAYLRETTENKDSPDYDASNKERWEEYKKVSDELKKLDKLKPKHSNWITTATELGHADAPPTYVFFGGNHERPLDEVQPAFPAGITDEKPVVTPTATSSGRRTALANWLTSSNNPLTARVFVNRAWGQLFGSGIVRTVSDFGKAGDKPTNQALLDFVADDFVKKGWSVKQLHRDIVLSSTYRQSSDYREEIAKADPANNLLGVFPRKRLEAEQIRDSLLAASGKLDTKIGGPSVYAPLPTGLEAGQLWSNAKEDQEPNRRSLYIFTRRSIPYPLLETFDMASAQQVHSKRDVTTTPLQALTLYNNDQVFQWSQALAARVINEAGKDETAQLERLYQILFARSPDEEEKATLLSFLDNHEKVILEKAADGKFAIAVPQGVKEGKIQNPIRAAAFVDLVHTVANSNDFVYRF, from the coding sequence ATGTTAAGTATCGCGGCCGGGGTCGCGGTGGCAGCCGAAGAAAAACCATTGACCGATGCCGCGGCGAAAGCGATCGCCGATTGGCAGCAAACGGTAGGTGGCAGCGCCAAGGCGGCGCAGGCGCCTGCAGGCGGCGATGCTGCCAAAGCAGCAGCGGCCTGGCAGCAGCAGGTAGGCGGCGAAGCCAAGACGGCCCAAGCGCCGGTGGCCGAAAAACCCGCCGCTGCGCCCGCCGCAGAACCGGCGAAAGTGGCACAGGCCGCTCCTGCGGCGGAGAAGCCGGCAGAAACGGCCGACGCCTCTAAAGCAGCCCCCGCTGCGGCACCGGCCAAACTGTGGTCATGGGTACCGGTCGCGCGTCCGGAAGTCCCCACCGTCAAACAGCAAGAATGGGTCAAGAGCCCGCTGGACGCATTCGTCCTCGCCAAGCTGGAAGAGAAAGGCCTGAAGCCCTCTCCGGAAGCCGACCGCGCCTCGCTGATCCGCCGCGTGACCCTGGATCTCTGGGGCATCATCCCGACGCCGGAAGAAGTCCAGGCCTTCGTCAATGACCAATCCCCGGACGCTTACGAAAAGGTGGTCGACCGCCTGCTGTCCTCGCCCCGCTACGGCGAGCGCCAGGCCCGCCATTGGCTCGACCTAGCCCGCTACGCCGACAGCGCCGGCTTCCAGGGCGACCAGACCCGTCCCAACCAGTGGCGCTACCGCGACTACGTCATCAAGGCGTTCAACGAGGACAAGCCTTACAGTCGTTTCATCCAGGAACAGATCGCCGGCGACGAGATCGCTCCCAACGATCAGAATGCCCTGGTTGCGACTGGCTTCCTGGCCGGCTACCCGGACAACAACAACTCGCGCGACCTGGTACAGCGCAAGTACCAGATCACCACCGACATCGTCGACACCGTCAGCACCGCGGTTCTGGGCTCCAGCTTCCAGTGCGCAAGATGCCACAACCACAAGACGGACAAGTTCACCCAGAAGGACTACTACTCGCTGCAGTCTTTCTTCGCCAACACCAGCTTCTCCGAGCGGCAGGAAGCTCTCGTCAAGGGCGAAGTGGATCTGAAGTACGAAGCCGATAAGGCGAAATACGAGGCGGCCGTCAAGGAACTCAAGGAAAAGCAGCGCGCGATCCTGGCCCCCGTACTGGAGAAGGCCGTCAAGTATCAGAAGGAACGCTATCTGACCGACAGCCGCGAATCGCTGTTCAAGCCCAAGGATCAATGGAATGCTCACGACCGCTGGATCAACTACCGCTGGGCGAGCGTGACCGCGGACGACGACTTCGGTGCTTACCTGCGCGAAACCACCGAAAACAAGGACAGCCCGGACTACGATGCGTCCAACAAGGAGCGTTGGGAAGAGTATAAGAAGGTTAGCGATGAGCTGAAAAAGCTGGATAAGCTCAAGCCCAAGCACTCCAATTGGATCACTACCGCGACGGAACTCGGTCACGCCGACGCGCCGCCCACTTATGTATTCTTCGGCGGCAACCACGAGCGTCCGCTGGACGAAGTGCAGCCGGCCTTCCCGGCGGGCATCACCGACGAGAAGCCGGTCGTCACTCCGACCGCCACGTCATCCGGGCGCCGCACCGCGCTGGCCAACTGGCTGACGAGTTCCAACAACCCGCTGACCGCACGCGTCTTCGTCAACCGCGCTTGGGGCCAGTTGTTTGGGTCGGGCATCGTCCGCACCGTCAGCGACTTCGGCAAGGCCGGCGACAAGCCCACCAACCAGGCCCTGCTGGACTTCGTCGCCGACGACTTCGTCAAGAAAGGCTGGAGCGTCAAGCAGTTGCACCGCGACATCGTGCTGTCGAGCACCTACAGGCAGTCTTCCGACTACCGCGAGGAAATCGCCAAGGCCGATCCGGCGAACAATCTGCTGGGCGTGTTCCCACGCAAGCGACTGGAAGCCGAGCAGATCCGCGACTCCCTGCTGGCCGCATCCGGCAAGCTGGACACCAAGATCGGCGGACCTAGCGTCTACGCGCCGCTGCCCACCGGCCTGGAAGCCGGACAGCTCTGGTCCAACGCCAAAGAAGATCAGGAACCCAACCGCCGCAGTCTCTACATCTTCACGCGACGGAGTATTCCTTACCCGCTGCTGGAAACCTTCGACATGGCTTCCGCACAGCAAGTACACAGCAAGCGTGATGTGACCACCACCCCATTGCAGGCGCTCACTCTGTACAACAACGACCAGGTATTCCAGTGGTCGCAAGCCCTGGCTGCCCGCGTCATCAACGAAGCCGGCAAGGACGAAACGGCCCAGTTGGAACGTCTGTATCAAATCTTGTTCGCCCGCAGCCCGGACGAAGAAGAGAAAGCAACGCTGCTGTCCTTCCTGGATAACCACGAAAAAGTAATCCTGGAAAAAGCGGCCGACGGCAAGTTCGCCATCGCCGTTCCGCAAGGCGTCAAGGAAGGCAAGATACAGAACCCCATCCGCGCCGCGGCGTTCGTCGACCTGGTCCACACCGTCGCGAACTCCAACGACTTCGTCTACCGGTTCTAA
- a CDS encoding DUF1501 domain-containing protein, producing MSKHSRRDFLLKSSFGLGGVAVSAMLPGGGFISSALAADLVDPLAPKQPHFAPKVKSVIWLHQDGAPSTLDLYDYKPELVKLAGQDVPPSFLKGIKTSTQGGVGKLYASKRTWKQYGQSGAWFSDLLPNLAQQADKIAFIKNSTTVGATHDISILKLNTGDLQPGRPSLGAWITYALGSANPDLPAYVVLYNGKKEPTGGSVNWSSGFLPAVYQGTAFRPGPVPILNLERPELIADKQQRDNLNLLAALNRQQAKGHPEDTELQARLNSYELAYRMESSAPEAVNLSKESDATKELYGLNDEASRAYGTNLLRARRLVERGVRFIQVVTGPTEIKGQERNWDAHQDLEENHGAHAKAVDKPIAGLLADLAARGLLDSTLVVWTSEFGRTSYGQSGNGRDHNPWGYTQWLAGGGVKAGFTLGETDEIGLQSQGKKVDTYDLHATVLQLLGLDHLKTIYQQKGRAERPTVVYGEVVKELLV from the coding sequence ATGAGCAAACATTCGCGCAGAGACTTCCTGTTGAAATCCTCCTTTGGCCTGGGCGGCGTCGCCGTCAGCGCCATGCTGCCCGGCGGCGGCTTCATCTCTTCCGCCCTGGCCGCCGACCTGGTCGATCCGCTGGCACCCAAGCAGCCGCACTTCGCCCCCAAGGTGAAGTCGGTCATCTGGCTGCACCAGGACGGCGCTCCTTCCACCCTGGACCTGTACGACTACAAGCCGGAACTGGTCAAGCTGGCCGGCCAGGACGTACCCCCGTCCTTCCTGAAGGGCATCAAGACCAGTACCCAGGGCGGCGTGGGCAAGCTGTATGCTTCCAAGCGCACCTGGAAGCAGTACGGTCAGAGCGGCGCGTGGTTCTCCGACCTGCTGCCCAACCTGGCTCAGCAGGCGGACAAGATCGCCTTCATCAAGAACAGCACCACAGTCGGCGCGACCCACGACATCTCCATCCTCAAGCTGAACACCGGCGACCTGCAGCCGGGCCGTCCGTCGCTGGGCGCCTGGATCACCTACGCCCTGGGTTCCGCCAATCCGGACCTGCCGGCCTACGTCGTGCTATACAACGGTAAGAAAGAGCCCACCGGCGGCTCCGTGAACTGGAGCTCGGGCTTCCTGCCCGCGGTCTACCAGGGCACCGCTTTCCGTCCGGGCCCGGTTCCTATCCTCAATCTGGAGCGCCCCGAGCTGATCGCCGACAAGCAGCAGCGTGACAACCTCAACCTGTTGGCCGCCCTCAACCGCCAGCAGGCAAAAGGCCACCCGGAAGACACCGAGCTGCAAGCCCGTTTGAACTCCTACGAACTGGCCTACCGCATGGAATCGTCCGCACCGGAAGCGGTCAACCTGAGCAAGGAAAGCGATGCCACCAAGGAACTGTACGGTCTGAACGACGAAGCCAGCCGCGCCTACGGCACCAACCTGCTGCGCGCCCGTCGTCTGGTCGAGCGCGGCGTGCGCTTCATCCAGGTTGTCACCGGACCGACCGAAATCAAGGGTCAGGAAAGGAACTGGGACGCTCACCAGGATCTCGAAGAGAACCACGGTGCGCACGCCAAGGCCGTGGACAAGCCGATCGCCGGCCTGCTGGCCGACCTGGCGGCTCGCGGCTTGCTGGATTCCACCCTGGTGGTCTGGACCTCCGAGTTCGGTCGTACCTCCTACGGCCAGAGCGGCAACGGCCGCGACCACAACCCTTGGGGCTACACCCAGTGGCTGGCTGGCGGCGGCGTGAAGGCCGGCTTCACCCTCGGCGAAACCGACGAAATCGGCTTGCAGTCCCAGGGCAAGAAGGTCGACACCTATGACCTGCACGCGACGGTACTCCAGCTGCTCGGTCTGGATCACCTCAAGACCATCTACCAGCAGAAAGGCCGCGCCGAGCGCCCGACCGTGGTTTATGGCGAAGTCGTGAAGGAACTGCTCGTCTAA
- a CDS encoding cytochrome c — protein MKMLRNTWITLILATLCMPVSGAEAPPESAEGIKQRIGQGDPAAGKTKAESELCQGCHGDDGNSTVIGVPKLAGQYAGYLIKQLQDFRSLSRRNRIMNAMAEGLGDADLADIGAYFASQTRSKNAESAPNQVAKDLFLYGDVNRSLDSCVSCHDLNGKGRISAGVTYPAIAAQTKGYLRLQLLNFKIGVRTNSPQGVMNKVADALTEEEIVALAEYLSGL, from the coding sequence ATGAAAATGCTGCGTAACACCTGGATCACGCTGATCCTCGCTACGCTCTGCATGCCCGTCAGCGGGGCCGAAGCGCCACCGGAAAGCGCCGAGGGCATCAAACAGCGCATCGGTCAGGGCGATCCTGCGGCCGGCAAGACCAAGGCGGAGTCCGAGCTATGCCAGGGCTGCCACGGCGACGACGGCAACAGCACGGTCATCGGCGTGCCCAAGCTGGCCGGCCAGTACGCCGGCTACCTGATCAAGCAGCTCCAGGACTTCCGCTCCCTAAGCCGGCGCAACCGCATCATGAATGCCATGGCGGAAGGCCTGGGCGACGCCGACCTGGCCGACATTGGAGCCTATTTCGCCAGCCAGACTCGAAGCAAGAACGCAGAATCGGCCCCCAATCAAGTCGCCAAGGATTTGTTTTTATACGGCGATGTCAACCGCAGCCTCGACTCCTGCGTGAGCTGCCACGACTTGAACGGCAAGGGCCGGATTTCAGCGGGCGTGACCTACCCGGCGATTGCCGCTCAGACCAAGGGTTACCTTCGTCTGCAACTCCTCAACTTCAAAATCGGCGTACGCACCAATAGCCCGCAAGGCGTGATGAACAAGGTCGCCGATGCCCTGACGGAAGAGGAAATCGTGGCGTTGGCGGAATACCTTTCGGGACTTTAA
- a CDS encoding peroxiredoxin: protein MKRLLLACLISNAFALSANAALKEGDAAPDFKAQASLAGKAFDFSLQDTLKKGPVVVYFYPSAYTGGCNIQAHTFAVNYDKFAAAGATVIGVSLDSISRLNDFSADPEYCAGKVAVASDADGKIAKAYDIAVKEAAPGRKDTRGVDIDHGFAERTTFIVTPDGKVAATIGGIKPAENVEKSLEVVQKIAAAQHEGH, encoded by the coding sequence ATGAAGCGTTTATTACTCGCCTGTCTCATCTCCAATGCCTTCGCGCTTAGCGCCAACGCCGCCCTCAAGGAAGGCGACGCCGCGCCGGACTTCAAAGCCCAGGCCTCGCTGGCCGGCAAGGCCTTCGACTTCTCGCTGCAGGATACGTTGAAGAAGGGACCGGTAGTCGTCTATTTCTATCCTTCGGCTTATACCGGCGGATGCAACATCCAGGCGCACACCTTCGCCGTGAACTACGACAAGTTCGCCGCCGCGGGCGCCACCGTCATCGGCGTCTCGCTGGACAGCATTTCCCGTCTCAACGACTTCTCTGCCGATCCGGAATACTGCGCCGGCAAGGTGGCGGTAGCCTCCGACGCCGACGGCAAGATCGCCAAGGCCTACGACATCGCGGTGAAGGAAGCGGCCCCGGGCCGCAAGGATACCCGCGGCGTGGACATCGACCACGGTTTCGCCGAGCGCACCACCTTCATCGTCACCCCGGACGGCAAGGTCGCCGCGACCATAGGCGGCATCAAGCCCGCGGAAAACGTCGAGAAGTCCCTGGAAGTCGTGCAGAAGATCGCCGCCGCCCAGCACGAAGGCCATTAA